One segment of Anopheles stephensi strain Indian chromosome 3, UCI_ANSTEP_V1.0, whole genome shotgun sequence DNA contains the following:
- the LOC118514641 gene encoding sorting nexin-2 isoform X2: protein MDTNGTLDHGDGEQTAKHTQPAFDNVDITSPDDENENDIFESAIQEPLSPVLEDVPTDEAGDTFIEIVVADPQKVGDGMGSYLAYKVSTKTNILKFKKRQFFTMRRFSDFLGLHDLLVSKYLRMGRIIPPAPEKNIIGTTKVRMGSQPQAETGTGVNLEWIENRRASLERFLNRVAQHPILCQDTDFVNFLESDQELPRAVNTAALSGAGVMRLFNKVGETVNKITYKMDENDPWFNDKINEVETIDAHMQKLHSAIKALVSHRKELATLTGGVAKSAALLSTCEEHTGLSQALSQLADVEEKVELLRSEQANSDLYILSETIKDYIGLFGAIKDVFHERVKVFQNWQHAQIQLTKKRENKAKLEYQDRRDKLELAQKEVEEWEGKVQRCQKEFDNISSEIKKEMERFELARARDFKSTIIKYLQDQMAHQQQQMRYWEAIVPVARDIA from the exons ATGGACACCAACGGCACCTTGGATCATGGAGATGGAGAGCAAACGGCAAAACACACCCAACCAGCCTTCGACAATGTTGATATCACATCGCCGGACGATGAGAACgagaacgacatcttcgagtcGGCGATTCAG GAACCATTATCGCCCGTGCTGGAGGACGTACCGACCGACGAGGCAGGGGATACGTTTATCGAAATAGTTGTTGCTGACCCGCAGAAAGTAGGCGATGGCATGGGATCATATTTAGCGTACAA GGTGTCCACGAAGACCAACATTTTAAAGTTTAAGAAGCGCCAGTTCTTCACGATGCGTCGCTTTAGCGATTTCCTCGGTTTGCACGATCTGCTCGTCAGCAAGTATCTGCGGATGGGGCGCATCATTCCACCGGCGCCGGAAAAGAACATTATCGGCACGACAAAGGTTCGGATGGGCAGTCAGCCACAGGCCGAAACCGGTACCGGCGTTAACCTGGAGTGGATCGAGAACAGGCGGGCGTCCTTGGAACGTTTCCTTAACCGTGTCGCTCAGCATCCGATACTGTGCCAGGATACGGATTTCGTCAACTTCCTCGAGAGCGATCAGGAACTGCCGCGGGCGGTCAATACCGCTGCACTGAGCGGTGCCGGTGTGATGCGTCTGTTCAACAAGGTGGGCGAAACGGTCAACAAGATCACGTACAAGATGGATGAGAACGATCCGTGGTTTAATGATAAGATCAACGAGGTCGAAACAATTGATGCACACATGCAGAAGCTACATTCCGCCATTAAGGCGCTGGTGTCGCATCGGAAAGAGTTGGCTACACTGACGGGTGGCGTTGCAAAATCGGCCGCCCTGTTAAGTACGTGCGAGGAGCACACGGGTTTATCGCAGGCACTTTCGCAGCTGGCCGATGTAGAGGAGAAGGTTGAGCTGCTGCGGTCGGAGCAGGCAAACTCGGACCTTTACATTCTGTCGGAGACAATCAAGGACTATATTGGGCTGTTCGGTGCTATCAAGGACGTGTTTCACGAGCGCGTAAAGGTGTTCCAGAACTGGCAGCACGCGCAGATTCAGCTGACGAAAAAGCGAGAGAACAAGGCCAAGCTGGAGTATCAGGATCGGCGCGACAAGCTGGAGCTAGCCCAGAAGGAAGTGGAAGAG TGGGAAGGCAAGGTGCAGCGATGCCAGAAGGAGTTTGACAACATTTCCAGCGAAATCAAAAAAGAGATGGAACGCTTCGAGCTGGCGCGTGCCCGCGATTTTAAGTCGACGATTATCAAATATCTGCAGGACCAGATGGCACACCAACAGCAG CAAATGAGATACTGGGAGGCAATCGTACCGGTCGCGCGTGACATTGCATGA
- the LOC118514640 gene encoding uncharacterized protein LOC118514640, with product MLSDRVVNGLLMISTVLGTIFGYLTITYDRKQKELRVSTFLVVYSIVLALGCTASYQGTQFLMSDARYLNGFKETYVNKAISAVQGQVVLQTFLSAVVRRYQKRYEIAHLIRQLFQLKKELFNTTELTQRWTKWRILRKITISQVIVTSSFVLAVRQVIMLGEENMIIDLLALCIFYYPKVNVICSVSLYYAVMMFLQNLHFALNERLKQLVLEHANGPTGGGGYVRTQHSVYIRSKLNYLADARYRIVACCTKTHELYQQMLLSCNFLCMTYIISQLYNFFEILYLHYRTQSDLSFIALGHEALTCLLCYFEVFCIAEACELVREQVSSVDCWHSQVAQILNLKLVLSSCLLIQSLFYPSSSFQAIKTQKLLLRLNLNPMDHKLKQSIEVFALQTLHQPLEFTACRMFTLDYTVLFSIAASVTNYLIILIQFEMAIGQ from the exons ATGCTAAGCGACAGGGTAGTGAACGGCTTGTTAATGATAAGCACTGTACTTGGCACCATATTCGGCTATCTAACCATCACCTACGACCGGAAGCAGAAAGAGTTACGCGTATCGACGTTTCTGGTGGTGTATAGCATCGTTCTAGCGCTCGGTTGTACGGCCAGCTATCAAGGAACTCAGTTCCTGATGAGTGATGCACGCTACCTGAACGGTTTTAAAGAAACTTACGTGAACAAAGCGATCAGCGCTGTACAGGGTCAGGTTGTACTGCAAACGTTCCTATCCGCTGTCGTGCGCCGTTACCAGAAGCGTTACGAAATCGCCCACCTCATACGGCAGCTGTTTCAGCTAAAGAAGGAACTGTTTAACACAACCGAGCTAACCCAGCGGTGGACCAAATGGCGCATTTTGCGTAAGATCACCATCAGTCAGGTGATTGTAACGAGTTCCTTTGTGTTGGCGGTACGGCAGGTGATCATGCTGGGCGAAGAAAACATGATCATTGATCTGCTGGCGCTCTGCATCTTTTACTACCCGAAGGTGAACGTGATCTGTTCCGTATCGTTGTACTACGCGGTTATGATGTTTCTACAAAATCTTCATTTTGCACTGAACGAACGTTTGAAGCAGCTGGTGCTGGAACATGCAAATGGGCCGACCGGTGGGGGTGGATACGTGCGTACGCAGCATTCGGTGTACATTCGCAGCAAGCTTAACTATCTGGCCGATGCCCGGTATCGGATTGTGGCGTGCTGCACCAAGACACACGAGCTATACCAGCAAATGTTGCTTTCCTGCAACTTTCTCTGCATGACGTACATTATATCGCAG CTGTACAACTTTTTCGAGATACTGTATCTACACTATCGAACGCAGAGCGATTTGTCGTTTATTGCACTAGGCCACGAAGCGCTCACCTGTCTGCTTTGCTACTTCGAGGTATTCTGTATTGCCGAGGCGTGTGAGTTGGTCCGTGAGCAGGTCAGTTCTGTTGACTGTTGGCATTCACAAGTAGCGCAGATATTAAACCTCAAGCTGGTGTTATCGAGCTGTCTTCTGATACAAAGTCTCTtctatccttcttcttcttttcagGCAATAAAAACCCAGAAATTACTGCTACGTCTAAATCTCAACCCTATGGATCATAAGCTAAAGCAAAGC ATTGAGGTGTTTGCCCTTCAAACCTTACATCAACCGCTCGAGTTTACGGCCTGCCGGATGTTTACGCTGGATTATACGGTCTTATTCTCG ATTGCTGCCTCCGTTACCAACTATCTCATCATTCTAATCCAGTTTGAGATGGCTATTGGTCAGTAG
- the LOC118514641 gene encoding sorting nexin-2 isoform X1, with amino-acid sequence MDTNGTLDHGDGEQTAKHTQPAFDNVDITSPDDENENDIFESAIQQEPLSPVLEDVPTDEAGDTFIEIVVADPQKVGDGMGSYLAYKVSTKTNILKFKKRQFFTMRRFSDFLGLHDLLVSKYLRMGRIIPPAPEKNIIGTTKVRMGSQPQAETGTGVNLEWIENRRASLERFLNRVAQHPILCQDTDFVNFLESDQELPRAVNTAALSGAGVMRLFNKVGETVNKITYKMDENDPWFNDKINEVETIDAHMQKLHSAIKALVSHRKELATLTGGVAKSAALLSTCEEHTGLSQALSQLADVEEKVELLRSEQANSDLYILSETIKDYIGLFGAIKDVFHERVKVFQNWQHAQIQLTKKRENKAKLEYQDRRDKLELAQKEVEEWEGKVQRCQKEFDNISSEIKKEMERFELARARDFKSTIIKYLQDQMAHQQQQMRYWEAIVPVARDIA; translated from the exons ATGGACACCAACGGCACCTTGGATCATGGAGATGGAGAGCAAACGGCAAAACACACCCAACCAGCCTTCGACAATGTTGATATCACATCGCCGGACGATGAGAACgagaacgacatcttcgagtcGGCGATTCAG CAGGAACCATTATCGCCCGTGCTGGAGGACGTACCGACCGACGAGGCAGGGGATACGTTTATCGAAATAGTTGTTGCTGACCCGCAGAAAGTAGGCGATGGCATGGGATCATATTTAGCGTACAA GGTGTCCACGAAGACCAACATTTTAAAGTTTAAGAAGCGCCAGTTCTTCACGATGCGTCGCTTTAGCGATTTCCTCGGTTTGCACGATCTGCTCGTCAGCAAGTATCTGCGGATGGGGCGCATCATTCCACCGGCGCCGGAAAAGAACATTATCGGCACGACAAAGGTTCGGATGGGCAGTCAGCCACAGGCCGAAACCGGTACCGGCGTTAACCTGGAGTGGATCGAGAACAGGCGGGCGTCCTTGGAACGTTTCCTTAACCGTGTCGCTCAGCATCCGATACTGTGCCAGGATACGGATTTCGTCAACTTCCTCGAGAGCGATCAGGAACTGCCGCGGGCGGTCAATACCGCTGCACTGAGCGGTGCCGGTGTGATGCGTCTGTTCAACAAGGTGGGCGAAACGGTCAACAAGATCACGTACAAGATGGATGAGAACGATCCGTGGTTTAATGATAAGATCAACGAGGTCGAAACAATTGATGCACACATGCAGAAGCTACATTCCGCCATTAAGGCGCTGGTGTCGCATCGGAAAGAGTTGGCTACACTGACGGGTGGCGTTGCAAAATCGGCCGCCCTGTTAAGTACGTGCGAGGAGCACACGGGTTTATCGCAGGCACTTTCGCAGCTGGCCGATGTAGAGGAGAAGGTTGAGCTGCTGCGGTCGGAGCAGGCAAACTCGGACCTTTACATTCTGTCGGAGACAATCAAGGACTATATTGGGCTGTTCGGTGCTATCAAGGACGTGTTTCACGAGCGCGTAAAGGTGTTCCAGAACTGGCAGCACGCGCAGATTCAGCTGACGAAAAAGCGAGAGAACAAGGCCAAGCTGGAGTATCAGGATCGGCGCGACAAGCTGGAGCTAGCCCAGAAGGAAGTGGAAGAG TGGGAAGGCAAGGTGCAGCGATGCCAGAAGGAGTTTGACAACATTTCCAGCGAAATCAAAAAAGAGATGGAACGCTTCGAGCTGGCGCGTGCCCGCGATTTTAAGTCGACGATTATCAAATATCTGCAGGACCAGATGGCACACCAACAGCAG CAAATGAGATACTGGGAGGCAATCGTACCGGTCGCGCGTGACATTGCATGA